Proteins from a single region of Streptomyces spectabilis:
- a CDS encoding ComEC/Rec2 family competence protein codes for MRRRGARPTGAGTRPSGAGSVVPGAAGDHRSGSANPRQEGPADLRLVPPALAAWASAALALDAPPRLVVGAVVVCVVVAGALLVTWTACGRAPSGTRGRPGRWRDGAWGRVSVAGVLLCAGAAAASAGLHGADLHRGPVPGLAGEYATVTAELEVTSDPRRTRPRVTGDRPVPPAVVLDADVVRVMETDGTTTETRTPVLVVVRHEEKEEGHDTGAGAGGPHGAQGAGGERAEVSGAGQRRDSPWLGLLPSTRLLVRADLAPPLPDSGGIAAVLRVTGDRVPRVIGKPSRAQRFAGELRGGLREATDGLPADARALLPGLVIGDTSRVPPELEQAFRATDLTHLLAVSGTNLTIVLALLIGPPGTAHRAERRGLAPRLGIPLRATALLGGGLTLGFVLVCRPEPSVVRAAACGLVVLLAIATGRRRSLIPALAAVVLVLVLYDPWLSRSYGFLLSVLATGALLTLAPRWSAGLRRRGVPGRLAEALAAAAAAQAVCAPVVAVLAARVSLVAVPCNLLAEFAVAPATVLGFAALAVAPVAMPVAKVLAWGASWPTGWIAGIARTGAALPGNGVDWPGSWRGALLLAAVTVVLVFVGRRLVRHPWLCAACALLLLVVIVQPPPLTRVIAGWPPPRWRLVMCDVGQGDATVLAAGPGAGVVVDAGPDPMLVDRCLRSLGVTRVPLVLLTHFHADHVAGLPGVLRGRSVGAIQTTGLGEPPGQAAFVRAQAAARGVPVTRAVAGEHRRTGELDWRVLWPASHPAPEPEGPNGASVTLLVRTRGLTLLLLGDLEPPAQRALLRSPEGAGLPRVDVLKVAHHGSAYQDPELLRRAGPRLALISCGADNSYGHPAPRTVAALRGMGAMVLRTDEDGAVAVIGGRSDGGADGGSRETAGGAAGGAGGGGEAELGVVTRRP; via the coding sequence ATGAGGAGGCGGGGCGCAAGGCCGACGGGCGCGGGGACGAGGCCTTCGGGGGCGGGGAGCGTGGTCCCCGGCGCTGCCGGGGACCACCGCTCCGGCTCCGCGAACCCCCGTCAAGAAGGCCCGGCGGACCTGCGGCTCGTGCCGCCCGCCCTGGCGGCCTGGGCGAGCGCGGCCCTGGCGCTCGACGCTCCGCCCCGCCTGGTGGTGGGCGCGGTGGTGGTCTGTGTGGTGGTCGCCGGTGCCCTGCTGGTGACGTGGACGGCGTGCGGGCGCGCGCCGAGCGGGACGCGCGGCCGTCCGGGCCGTTGGCGCGACGGAGCCTGGGGGCGGGTCAGCGTGGCCGGCGTCCTGTTGTGCGCTGGAGCGGCGGCGGCCTCCGCGGGGCTGCACGGGGCGGACCTGCACCGTGGTCCGGTCCCCGGGCTCGCCGGGGAGTACGCCACGGTGACGGCGGAGCTGGAAGTGACGTCGGACCCGCGCCGCACCAGACCCCGGGTCACGGGCGACCGCCCGGTGCCACCGGCCGTGGTGCTGGACGCGGACGTCGTGCGGGTCATGGAGACGGACGGCACGACGACCGAGACGCGGACACCGGTGCTGGTCGTCGTGCGGCACGAGGAGAAGGAGGAGGGACACGACACCGGCGCGGGCGCGGGAGGTCCGCACGGCGCACAAGGCGCGGGGGGTGAGCGAGCGGAGGTGAGCGGGGCCGGGCAGCGCCGGGATTCCCCGTGGCTCGGACTGCTGCCGTCCACGCGGCTGCTGGTGCGGGCGGATCTCGCGCCGCCGCTGCCGGACAGCGGAGGGATCGCGGCGGTGCTGCGGGTGACGGGGGACCGGGTGCCGCGTGTCATCGGGAAGCCCTCGCGCGCGCAGCGGTTCGCGGGCGAGCTGCGCGGGGGGCTGCGCGAGGCGACGGACGGGCTGCCCGCCGATGCCCGGGCGCTGCTGCCGGGCCTTGTCATCGGGGACACCTCTCGGGTGCCGCCGGAGTTGGAGCAGGCGTTCCGGGCGACCGACCTCACGCACCTGCTGGCTGTGAGCGGGACCAATCTCACGATCGTCCTCGCGCTGCTCATCGGCCCGCCGGGGACGGCGCACCGGGCCGAGCGGCGCGGCCTTGCCCCGCGGTTGGGAATCCCGTTGCGGGCGACGGCACTGCTCGGGGGCGGGCTGACGCTCGGCTTCGTGCTGGTGTGTCGGCCGGAGCCGAGTGTCGTGCGGGCGGCGGCGTGCGGCCTGGTGGTGCTCCTCGCCATCGCCACGGGCAGACGCAGATCGCTGATCCCGGCCCTCGCCGCCGTGGTCCTCGTGCTCGTTCTCTACGACCCGTGGCTGTCGCGGAGCTATGGCTTCCTGCTCTCCGTGCTCGCCACGGGGGCGCTGCTGACGCTCGCGCCGAGGTGGAGCGCCGGGCTTCGACGGCGCGGGGTGCCGGGGCGGCTCGCCGAGGCGCTGGCGGCCGCCGCGGCGGCGCAGGCGGTGTGCGCGCCGGTGGTGGCCGTCCTCGCGGCGAGGGTGAGCTTGGTGGCGGTGCCGTGCAATCTGCTCGCGGAGTTCGCGGTGGCTCCCGCCACGGTGCTCGGGTTCGCCGCGCTGGCGGTGGCGCCGGTGGCGATGCCGGTGGCCAAGGTTCTGGCATGGGGCGCGAGTTGGCCGACCGGGTGGATCGCGGGCATCGCGCGGACGGGGGCGGCGCTGCCCGGGAACGGGGTGGACTGGCCGGGCAGTTGGCGCGGCGCGCTGCTGCTCGCCGCCGTCACGGTGGTGCTCGTGTTTGTCGGCAGGCGGCTCGTGCGGCACCCGTGGCTGTGCGCGGCGTGCGCGCTGCTGCTGCTCGTCGTGATCGTCCAGCCCCCGCCGCTCACCCGGGTCATCGCGGGCTGGCCGCCGCCGCGGTGGCGGCTGGTGATGTGCGATGTGGGGCAGGGAGACGCGACCGTCCTCGCGGCGGGGCCCGGTGCCGGGGTGGTTGTCGACGCGGGTCCCGACCCGATGCTCGTGGACCGCTGTCTGCGGTCGCTGGGCGTCACGCGGGTGCCTCTGGTGTTGCTCACGCACTTTCACGCGGACCATGTGGCGGGGCTGCCGGGGGTGTTGAGGGGGCGTTCGGTGGGGGCGATCCAGACGACGGGCCTCGGGGAGCCGCCGGGGCAGGCGGCGTTCGTGCGGGCGCAGGCCGCCGCGAGGGGAGTGCCGGTGACGCGGGCCGTGGCCGGGGAGCACCGCCGCACGGGGGAGCTCGACTGGCGGGTGCTCTGGCCCGCGTCGCACCCGGCGCCGGAGCCGGAGGGGCCGAACGGCGCCAGCGTCACGCTCCTGGTGCGCACGCGGGGCCTCACCCTGCTCCTGCTGGGCGACCTCGAACCGCCCGCGCAGCGAGCCCTGTTGCGCAGCCCGGAGGGGGCGGGGCTGCCCCGCGTGGACGTCCTGAAGGTCGCTCACCACGGCTCGGCGTACCAGGACCCGGAGCTCCTCCGGCGGGCCGGGCCGCGCCTGGCGCTGATCTCCTGCGGGGCGGACAACTCCTACGGACACCCCGCACCCCGTACGGTCGCCGCGCTGCGGGGGATGGGGGCGATGGTGTTGCGGACGGACGAGGACGGGGCGGTCGCGGTGATCGGAGGGCGGTCCGACGGCGGGGCCGATGGCGGGTCCCGTGAGACGGCCGGAGGGGCCGCCGGGGGCGCGGGCGGGGGAGGGGAGGCGGAACTGGGAGTGGTCACGCGCCGGCCCTGA
- a CDS encoding helix-hairpin-helix domain-containing protein yields the protein MGSSPEGGRDQEDGYDRPARAKTSWRARAGLAVRERLPVWMQLRCGLERRSVLALGVVLVVAAGFAAQHFWSGRAQPVPAPDVVGEAAAPGRDAGPSPSPGALPDAGLPPGAEAAEGSGAGATGEAGAAGGGLVVDVSGKVRSPGVLRLPAGSRVADALRAAGGVRPGTKTDGLNRARLLVDGEQLLVGGATPPAPGVPAGGAAAAPSGVPGATTGPVALNSATPEQLDTLPGVGPVLAQHIIDYRTEHGGFRSVDELHEVNGIGDRRFADLRNLVRP from the coding sequence GTGGGCTCCTCGCCCGAGGGCGGGCGTGACCAGGAGGATGGGTACGACCGTCCCGCGCGGGCGAAGACCTCATGGCGGGCGCGCGCAGGGCTCGCCGTACGGGAGCGGCTTCCGGTCTGGATGCAGCTCAGATGCGGCCTGGAGCGGCGGAGCGTGCTCGCGCTCGGGGTGGTCCTCGTCGTCGCGGCGGGGTTCGCGGCCCAGCACTTCTGGAGCGGCCGGGCCCAGCCGGTCCCGGCGCCGGACGTGGTGGGTGAGGCGGCGGCGCCGGGCCGCGACGCGGGTCCTTCTCCGTCACCGGGAGCGCTGCCGGACGCGGGGCTGCCTCCGGGAGCCGAGGCGGCCGAGGGTTCCGGTGCCGGGGCGACGGGTGAGGCAGGCGCGGCGGGCGGCGGGCTCGTCGTGGACGTCAGCGGCAAGGTCCGCAGCCCCGGTGTTCTGCGCCTTCCGGCCGGCTCCCGGGTCGCCGACGCGCTGCGGGCCGCGGGCGGGGTGCGCCCCGGCACGAAGACCGATGGCCTCAACCGCGCCCGGCTGCTCGTGGACGGTGAGCAACTGCTGGTGGGCGGCGCCACGCCCCCGGCGCCCGGCGTGCCCGCGGGAGGCGCGGCGGCCGCACCGTCCGGTGTCCCCGGAGCGACCACGGGCCCCGTCGCGCTGAACTCCGCCACTCCTGAGCAACTGGACACCCTGCCGGGAGTTGGCCCGGTCCTCGCGCAGCACATCATCGACTACCGCACGGAGCACGGCGGCTTCCGCTCGGTGGACGAGCTTCACGAAGTCAATGGAATCGGCGATCGACGCTTCGCCGACCTGCGGAATCTCGTACGGCCATGA
- a CDS encoding DegV family protein, producing the protein MSRHVAIVTDSTAYLPQRTMERHGITAVPLTVVLGNQALEEGTEISARSLALALQKRRPVTTSRPSPEVFARTYREVAEAGATGIVSLHLSAEFSGTYDAALLAAREAPVPVRVVDTGMVAMALGFCALAAAETAESGGSVDEAVSAAEKRAASTSAYFYVDTLDYLRRGGRIGAAQALLGSALAVKPLLELDDGRIQLLEKVRTASKAIARLEEIAVERAGAHEVDIAVHHLAAPERAEALAERLRERVPCLAELHVSEVGAVIGAHTGPGLLGAVVSPR; encoded by the coding sequence ATGTCCCGCCATGTCGCGATCGTCACCGATTCAACGGCCTACCTGCCGCAGCGGACGATGGAGCGGCACGGCATCACCGCGGTGCCGCTGACCGTGGTGCTCGGCAATCAGGCGCTCGAAGAGGGCACCGAGATCTCGGCCCGCTCCCTCGCGCTCGCGCTGCAGAAGCGTCGCCCCGTGACCACGTCGCGGCCCAGCCCCGAAGTCTTCGCGCGGACCTACCGCGAGGTCGCCGAGGCGGGCGCCACGGGCATCGTCTCGCTGCACCTGTCGGCGGAGTTCTCGGGGACGTACGACGCGGCCCTCCTCGCGGCGCGCGAGGCACCGGTGCCGGTGCGCGTCGTCGACACCGGCATGGTCGCGATGGCCCTCGGCTTCTGCGCCCTCGCGGCCGCCGAGACAGCCGAGTCCGGCGGCTCCGTGGACGAGGCGGTGTCCGCCGCCGAGAAGCGGGCCGCGAGCACGTCCGCGTACTTCTACGTCGACACCCTCGACTACCTCCGCCGTGGCGGGCGGATCGGCGCGGCCCAGGCGCTCCTCGGCTCCGCGCTCGCCGTGAAGCCGCTGCTCGAACTGGACGACGGCCGCATCCAGCTCCTGGAGAAGGTGCGCACCGCGTCGAAGGCGATCGCCCGCCTTGAGGAGATCGCGGTCGAGCGGGCCGGTGCGCACGAGGTGGACATCGCGGTCCACCACCTGGCGGCGCCCGAGCGCGCCGAGGCCCTCGCGGAGCGGCTCAGGGAACGGGTGCCGTGCCTCGCGGAGCTGCACGTCAGCGAGGTGGGCGCGGTGATCGGGGCGCACACGGGGCCGGGGCTGTTGGGGGCTGTGGTTTCGCCTCGGTGA
- the leuS gene encoding leucine--tRNA ligase: MSETNSSATAEGAGGAPSAAEAAAPHRYTAALAAEIEARWQDVWDADGTYEAPNPSGDLAGDPELAARPKKFIMDMFPYPSGAGLHVGHPLGYIATDVFARFQRMTGHNVLHSLGFDAFGLPAEQYAVQTGTHPRVSTEANIANMKAQLRRLGLGHDKRRSFATIEPEYYKWTQWIFLQIFNSWYDDELRKARPIADLVAQFETGERAVPDSTRAWSELSAAERADVLSGFRLAYASEAPVNWCPGLGTVLANEEVTADGRSERGNFPVFKSKLRQWNMRITAYADRLLEDLDALDWPEAIKLQQRNWIGRSEGARVDFPVGSGDAAITVFTTRQDTLFGATYMVLAPEHELVDSLVPAAWPEGTHEVWTGGHATPAEAVAKYRAIAAAKSDVERQADAKEKTGVFTGVYATNPVSGEPVPVFIADYVLMGYGTGAIMAVPAHDTRDFAFARAFELPMRCVVEPSDDRGTDASTWDDAFASYEAKIVNSSGEKVSLDGLSVVEAKARVTEWLEREGIGRGTVNFRLRDWLFSRQRYWGEPFPIVYDEDGVAHPLPESMLPLPLPEVDDYSPRTFDPDDADTRPETPLSRNEDWVNVTLDLGEGPKKYRRETNTMPNWAGSCWYELRYLDPHNDQQLVAPDIERYWMGPRAGQPTGGADLYVGGAEHAVLHLLYARFWSKVLFDLGHISSAEPFHKLFNQGMIQAYVYRDSRGFPVPATEVEERDGQYFFEGEPVKRELGKMGKSLKNAVTPDEICEEYGADTLRLYEMAMGPLDVSRPWDTRAVVGQYRLLQRLWRLIVDEATGEATVVDAEPGEDALRALHKAIDGVRQDLEGMRFNTAIAKITELNNHLTKTGGAVPRSVAERLVLLVAPLAPHIAEELWRRLGHTDSVVHQDFPVADPAYVVDEAVTCVVQIKGKVKARLEVSPAISDEELEKVALADERVVAALDGAGIRKVIVRAPKLVNIVPA; the protein is encoded by the coding sequence ATGAGCGAGACGAATTCCTCCGCCACCGCCGAAGGCGCCGGGGGCGCCCCTTCGGCGGCCGAGGCGGCCGCGCCGCACCGCTACACGGCCGCCCTGGCGGCCGAGATCGAGGCGCGCTGGCAGGACGTCTGGGACGCCGACGGCACGTACGAAGCGCCCAACCCGAGCGGTGACCTGGCCGGCGACCCGGAGCTGGCGGCCCGCCCCAAGAAGTTCATCATGGACATGTTCCCGTACCCCTCGGGCGCGGGTCTGCACGTGGGCCACCCCCTGGGGTACATCGCCACGGACGTCTTCGCGCGCTTCCAGCGCATGACGGGCCACAACGTCCTGCACTCCCTGGGCTTCGACGCCTTCGGCCTGCCCGCCGAGCAGTACGCGGTGCAGACGGGCACGCACCCGCGCGTGTCCACCGAGGCCAACATCGCCAACATGAAGGCGCAGCTGCGCCGCCTGGGCCTGGGTCACGACAAGCGCCGCTCGTTCGCGACGATCGAGCCGGAGTACTACAAGTGGACCCAGTGGATCTTCCTGCAGATCTTCAACTCCTGGTACGACGACGAGCTGCGCAAGGCCCGTCCGATCGCCGACCTGGTCGCCCAGTTCGAGACCGGTGAGCGTGCCGTACCGGACTCCACGCGCGCGTGGAGCGAACTGTCCGCCGCCGAGCGCGCCGACGTCCTGAGCGGCTTCCGCCTGGCCTACGCCTCCGAGGCCCCCGTCAACTGGTGCCCGGGCCTGGGTACGGTCCTGGCGAACGAGGAGGTCACCGCCGACGGCCGCTCCGAGCGCGGCAACTTCCCGGTCTTCAAGTCCAAGCTGCGCCAGTGGAACATGCGCATCACGGCTTACGCCGACCGTCTGCTGGAGGACCTGGACGCGCTGGACTGGCCCGAGGCCATCAAGCTGCAGCAGCGCAACTGGATCGGCCGCTCCGAAGGCGCCCGCGTCGACTTCCCCGTCGGCTCCGGCGACGCGGCGATCACCGTCTTCACCACGCGCCAGGACACCCTGTTCGGCGCCACGTACATGGTCCTGGCGCCCGAGCACGAGCTGGTCGACTCGCTGGTCCCGGCCGCCTGGCCGGAGGGCACCCACGAGGTGTGGACCGGCGGCCACGCGACGCCCGCCGAGGCCGTCGCCAAGTACCGCGCCATCGCCGCCGCCAAGTCCGACGTCGAGCGCCAGGCCGACGCCAAGGAGAAGACCGGCGTCTTCACGGGCGTGTACGCCACGAACCCGGTCAGCGGAGAGCCCGTCCCGGTCTTCATCGCCGACTACGTCCTGATGGGCTACGGCACCGGCGCCATCATGGCCGTCCCGGCGCACGACACCCGCGACTTCGCCTTCGCGCGCGCCTTCGAGCTGCCGATGCGCTGCGTCGTCGAGCCCTCCGACGACCGCGGCACGGACGCGTCCACGTGGGACGACGCGTTCGCCTCGTACGAGGCGAAGATCGTCAACTCGTCGGGCGAGAAGGTCTCCCTGGACGGCCTGTCCGTCGTCGAGGCCAAGGCCCGCGTCACCGAGTGGCTGGAGCGCGAGGGCATCGGCCGCGGCACCGTCAACTTCCGGCTGCGCGACTGGCTGTTCAGCCGCCAGCGCTACTGGGGCGAGCCCTTCCCGATCGTCTACGACGAGGACGGCGTCGCGCACCCGCTGCCCGAGTCGATGCTGCCGCTGCCGCTGCCGGAGGTCGACGACTACTCGCCGCGCACCTTCGACCCAGACGACGCCGACACCCGCCCGGAGACCCCGCTGTCCCGCAACGAGGACTGGGTCAACGTCACGCTGGACCTGGGCGAAGGACCCAAGAAGTACCGCCGCGAGACCAACACCATGCCCAACTGGGCGGGCTCCTGCTGGTACGAGCTGCGCTACCTGGACCCGCACAACGACCAGCAGCTGGTCGCCCCCGACATCGAGCGCTACTGGATGGGCCCGCGCGCGGGTCAGCCCACCGGCGGCGCCGACCTGTACGTCGGCGGCGCCGAGCACGCCGTGCTGCACCTGCTGTACGCGCGCTTCTGGTCGAAGGTCCTGTTCGACCTGGGCCACATCTCGTCGGCCGAGCCGTTCCACAAGCTGTTCAACCAGGGCATGATCCAGGCGTACGTCTACCGCGACAGCCGTGGCTTCCCGGTCCCGGCCACCGAGGTCGAGGAGCGCGACGGGCAGTACTTCTTCGAGGGCGAGCCGGTCAAGCGCGAGCTGGGCAAGATGGGCAAGTCCCTGAAGAACGCGGTCACCCCGGACGAGATCTGCGAGGAGTACGGCGCGGACACGCTGCGTCTGTACGAGATGGCGATGGGCCCGCTGGACGTGTCCCGCCCGTGGGACACGCGCGCGGTCGTCGGCCAGTACCGGTTGCTGCAGCGCCTGTGGCGCCTGATCGTCGACGAGGCCACCGGCGAGGCGACCGTCGTGGACGCGGAGCCCGGCGAGGACGCGCTGCGCGCGCTGCACAAGGCGATCGACGGCGTCCGCCAGGACCTGGAGGGCATGCGGTTCAACACCGCCATCGCCAAGATCACCGAGCTGAACAACCACCTGACCAAGACCGGCGGCGCGGTGCCGCGCTCCGTCGCCGAGCGCCTGGTGCTGCTGGTGGCGCCGCTGGCCCCGCACATCGCCGAGGAGCTGTGGCGCCGTCTGGGCCACACCGACTCGGTCGTCCACCAGGACTTCCCGGTCGCCGACCCCGCGTACGTCGTGGACGAGGCCGTGACCTGCGTCGTGCAGATCAAGGGCAAGGTCAAGGCGCGCCTGGAGGTCTCGCCCGCCATCTCCGACGAGGAGCTGGAGAAGGTCGCCCTGGCCGACGAGCGGGTCGTGGCCGCGCTGGACGGCGCGGGCATCCGCAAGGTCATCGTGCGGGCGCCGAAGCTGGTGAACATCGTTCCCGCCTGA
- a CDS encoding cytochrome b/b6 domain-containing protein — protein sequence MNSLNPLHPHRKRSRSPASTGSPSFRGPDRAARGLLTTAALLLIPLLVLAGGDGFRAALDHTTGVLSLVALTSSVAWGLVASDRLFLRSRQRLLAQAVHRATAVASVGFLLLHGTVKLALDHVSAVGALIPFGLGVTGGDGLIGLGSLAGLLMVTTSVTGALRSAFASPVQVASRWRALHMLAYPAWCAALIHGLYAGRPPKPWVVALYCLCLVAVAGAMALRTAPRPVKRKVAARILAVLEPDGRGAPGRPRRRSREAVRDTGTDPLPGTAPGRRGVTPEPASVTGIAAAYRALATLSEEGEPGLPPADLTPDLTTTEVLPTVAPRWPTPSPPPPAEAPGPPFPYDSVDPRYDSVDPQDTQHDYGDSRFGAATGPQPAYHPPAYDPPYDPPCEPAREGDGSAEQPLLGPFQAPSTGEPWSAPAGGSK from the coding sequence ATGAACTCTCTGAACCCCCTGCACCCCCACCGCAAACGCTCCCGGAGCCCCGCGTCGACCGGCTCCCCCTCGTTCCGCGGGCCGGACAGAGCGGCCCGCGGCCTGCTGACCACGGCCGCGCTGCTCCTGATACCCCTGCTCGTGTTAGCGGGAGGCGACGGCTTCCGCGCCGCCCTCGACCACACCACCGGCGTCCTGTCCCTGGTCGCCCTGACCTCGTCCGTCGCCTGGGGCCTGGTGGCCTCGGACCGGCTCTTCCTCCGCTCCCGCCAGCGCCTGCTCGCCCAGGCCGTGCACCGGGCCACCGCGGTCGCCTCCGTCGGCTTCCTGCTGCTGCACGGCACCGTCAAGCTCGCGCTCGACCACGTGTCCGCGGTGGGCGCGCTCATCCCCTTCGGCCTCGGTGTGACCGGCGGCGACGGCTTGATCGGCCTGGGGTCGCTCGCCGGCCTCCTGATGGTCACCACCAGCGTCACCGGCGCGCTGCGCAGCGCCTTCGCCTCGCCGGTCCAGGTCGCCTCGCGGTGGCGCGCGCTGCACATGCTCGCCTACCCCGCCTGGTGCGCCGCCCTGATCCACGGCCTGTACGCGGGCCGCCCGCCGAAGCCGTGGGTCGTCGCCCTGTACTGCCTGTGCCTCGTCGCGGTCGCCGGGGCCATGGCGCTGCGCACGGCGCCGCGCCCGGTCAAGCGCAAGGTGGCCGCCCGGATCCTCGCCGTCCTCGAACCCGACGGCCGGGGAGCGCCCGGCCGCCCGCGCCGCCGCTCCCGGGAGGCCGTGCGGGACACCGGGACCGACCCGCTTCCCGGCACGGCCCCCGGCCGCCGCGGCGTCACGCCGGAGCCAGCCTCCGTCACCGGCATCGCCGCCGCCTACCGCGCCCTCGCCACCCTCTCCGAAGAGGGCGAGCCGGGCCTCCCACCAGCAGATCTCACCCCGGACCTCACGACGACCGAGGTCCTGCCCACCGTCGCGCCCCGCTGGCCCACCCCGTCACCCCCACCGCCCGCCGAGGCCCCCGGCCCCCCGTTCCCGTACGACTCCGTAGACCCCCGATACGACTCCGTAGACCCTCAAGACACACAACACGACTACGGAGACAGCCGGTTCGGTGCTGCCACCGGTCCTCAGCCCGCGTACCACCCGCCCGCGTACGACCCGCCGTACGACCCGCCGTGCGAGCCCGCGCGCGAAGGCGACGGGTCTGCCGAGCAACCCCTACTAGGCCCGTTCCAGGCACCCAGCACCGGTGAGCCCTGGAGCGCGCCCGCCGGAGGCAGCAAGTGA
- a CDS encoding NADH-quinone oxidoreductase subunit NuoF family protein has protein sequence MNASLPDVPEVRVVGLPLLTSGFDLVERLDLAMHLKVHGPLRPIAGEQLAGLAEAIGLRGRGGAGFPFAKKLRAVAESAIRRGIRPVVVVNGSEDEPACRKDTVLINRAPHLILDGALLAAEALGARTLVVGVTRDSTEASMRAALDERGLGDRRGSRLRARVQRNPVRMVTGESSALVRSAEGGPPLPPGRKVRTADSGVGGAPTLLSNAETFAQLAVAARTGADRYRRTGLRDEPGTVLLTLSGAVTRPMVVEVPTGVPLRYVLQLAGAPPLPQGVLTGGYHGKWLDAVAAHDAVVSRAALEACGGALGAGAVLPIGPGTCPLGESLRVAHWLAAESSGQCGPCYLGLPAAARGLADVLDGGGPTALEALREVTRAVKRRGACKHPDGSAAFLESTIAAFTDDLAAHVLGDGCGRPVEGVLPLQDDAPQGEAPSGRKLAVDWTLCQGHGLCADIVPELIQLGPDGFPAVAEAPVPRYAEARAQRAVRRCPALALRVEEDPAAPAAPRTPPLLPRGRGRRALGSGRQ, from the coding sequence GTGAACGCGTCCCTGCCCGACGTCCCCGAAGTCCGCGTCGTCGGGCTCCCGCTACTGACCTCGGGGTTCGATCTGGTCGAGCGGCTCGACCTCGCCATGCACCTGAAGGTGCACGGCCCGCTGCGGCCCATCGCGGGCGAGCAGCTCGCCGGGCTCGCGGAGGCGATCGGCCTTCGCGGCCGCGGTGGCGCGGGCTTCCCGTTCGCCAAGAAGCTGCGGGCCGTCGCCGAGTCCGCGATCCGCCGCGGCATACGTCCCGTGGTCGTCGTCAACGGGAGCGAGGACGAGCCCGCCTGCCGCAAGGACACCGTCCTGATCAACCGCGCGCCGCATCTCATCCTGGACGGCGCCCTGCTCGCGGCCGAGGCCCTCGGCGCGCGCACCCTCGTCGTCGGGGTGACCCGCGACTCCACGGAGGCGTCGATGCGCGCCGCGCTGGACGAGCGGGGTCTGGGCGACCGGCGCGGATCGCGCCTTCGCGCGCGCGTGCAGCGCAACCCCGTGCGCATGGTGACCGGCGAGTCCTCCGCTCTCGTACGCTCCGCCGAGGGCGGTCCGCCGCTGCCGCCGGGGCGCAAGGTCCGCACCGCCGACTCCGGAGTGGGCGGCGCGCCCACCCTCCTGTCGAACGCGGAGACGTTCGCGCAGCTCGCCGTCGCCGCCCGGACCGGGGCGGACCGCTACCGCCGCACCGGACTGCGCGACGAGCCCGGCACCGTCCTGCTGACCCTCTCCGGGGCCGTCACGCGTCCGATGGTGGTGGAGGTCCCAACAGGTGTCCCCCTGCGGTACGTTCTGCAGCTCGCGGGCGCTCCCCCGCTGCCGCAGGGCGTCCTCACGGGCGGCTACCACGGCAAGTGGCTGGACGCGGTCGCCGCGCACGACGCCGTCGTCTCCCGTGCCGCCCTGGAGGCCTGTGGGGGCGCCCTGGGCGCGGGCGCGGTGCTGCCGATCGGCCCCGGCACCTGCCCGCTCGGCGAGTCCCTGCGCGTGGCGCACTGGCTGGCGGCCGAGAGCTCGGGCCAGTGCGGCCCCTGCTATCTGGGCCTGCCCGCCGCCGCGCGCGGTCTCGCGGACGTCCTGGACGGCGGCGGGCCGACCGCTCTGGAGGCGCTGCGCGAGGTGACGCGGGCGGTGAAGCGGCGCGGCGCCTGCAAGCACCCCGACGGCTCGGCGGCCTTCCTGGAGTCCACGATCGCGGCCTTCACGGACGACCTGGCGGCGCACGTCCTCGGGGACGGCTGCGGGCGCCCGGTCGAGGGCGTGCTGCCCCTCCAGGACGACGCGCCGCAGGGCGAGGCGCCGAGCGGCCGCAAGCTCGCCGTCGACTGGACGCTGTGCCAGGGCCACGGCCTGTGCGCCGACATCGTCCCCGAGCTGATCCAGCTGGGCCCCGACGGCTTCCCCGCGGTCGCGGAGGCCCCGGTGCCGCGCTACGCGGAAGCGCGCGCCCAGCGCGCCGTGCGGCGCTGTCCCGCGCTCGCCCTGCGCGTCGAGGAGGACCCGGCGGCTCCCGCCGCGCCCCGGACGCCGCCGTTGCTGCCGCGCGGGCGCGGGCGCCGCGCCCTGGGCAGCGGACGGCAGTAG